DNA sequence from the Streptomyces tsukubensis genome:
GGCTCCGGCGCCGGCGCCATCGAGGCCGTCGCCGCCAAGAAGGGCACCTGGGCCATCGGCGTCGACTCCGACCAGGCCAAGGACCCGGCCCTGTCGAAGTACGCCGCCTCCATCCTGACCTCGGTCGTCAAGAACGTCGACACCGGTGTCTTCGAGCTGTCGAAGTCCGTCAAGGACGGCAAGCCGCTGGTCGGCGTCCACACCTACTCCCTCGCGGAGAACGGTGTCAGCCTCACCACCACCGGTGACCACCTGAAGGACATCCAGGCCCAGCTCGACGCCGCGAAGAAGAAGATCGTCGACGGCCAGATCAAGGTCAAGACCACCATCTGACCGAAGCCGCCGATCAGGGTCCGGGGATGCGGCCGCACCGTTCCTCCGGGCCCTGATCCACGCGGTGTCCCATGAACTCCGCGGTGTTCCCGGCCCCTCCCGGGAGCACCGCTCAGGGGCCCTCAACGATTTGGTGGCGCTACGCGCGTAGCATCTACCGGCCGCCGTAAAGCACGGTAGTTTTCGCCACCACACCCCCGCCCGTCCCGCCCCAGCTCCTCCTCCGCTCCTGCCCAGGGAGAGTGCGCCATCAACGCGTCCAGCAGCCCCCATGCCGTAGAGCTCCGCGGCATCACCAAACGATTCCCCGGAGTCGTGGCCAACCACGACATCGACATCACCGTGCGCCGCGGTACCGTCCACGCCCTCGTCGGCGAGAACGGTGCCGGAAAGTCCACCCTGATGAAGATCCTCTACGGCATGCAGAAGCCGGACGAGGGCACCATCACCATCGACGGCGAGCAGGTCTCGTTCCACAGCCCCGGCGACGCGATCGCCCGCGGCATCGGCATGGTGCACCAGCACTTCATGCTCGCCGACTATCTGACCGTGCTGGAGAACGTGGTCCTCGGCTCCGAGAAGCTGTACGGCATCGGGGACCGGGCGCGCGCCAAGATCAAGGAGATCTCCGACGCCTACGGCCTCGGGATCCGCCCCGACGCGTACGTCGAGGACCTCGGCGTCGCCGACCGGCAGCGGGTGGAGATCCTCAAGGTCCTCTACCGCGGCGCCCGTACCCTCATCCTCGACGAGCCCACCGCCGTCCTGGTGCCGCAGGAGGTCGACGCGCTCTTCGACAATCTGCGGGAGCTGAAGGCCGAGGGCCTGACCGTCATCTTCATCTCGCACAAACTGGGCGAGGTGCTTTCGGTCGCCGACGACATCACCGTCATCCGGCGCGGCACCACGGTCGGCACCGCCGACCCGGCGAACACCACCTCCAAGCAGCTCGCGGAGCTGATGGTCGGCAGCGAGCTGCCGTCGCCGGAGACCCGGGAGTCGACCGTCACCGATGTCCCGATGCTCACCGTGGACGGGCTGCGGCTGACCGCCACCGACCCGGACGGCGTCGTCCGTGCCGTCCTCGACGGCATCGGCTTCACCATCCACAAGGGCGAGGTGCTCGGCATCGCCGGTGTGGAGGGCAACGGCCAGTCCGAACTGGTCGAGGCGGTCATGGGCATGCGGACCGCCGACACCGGCACCGTCACCCTCGACGGCGCCGACATCTCCCACACCCCGACCCGCAAGCGGCGCGAGGACGGCATGGCCGTCATCCCCGAGGACCGCCACCGCCACGGACTGCTCCTCGAAGCACCGCTGTGGGAGAACCGGATCCTCGGCCATGTCACCGAGAAGCCCAACAGCAAGGGCCCCTTCCTCGACATCAAGGCCGCCCGCGCCGACACCGAGCGGATCGTGCGCGAGTACGACGTCCGTACGCCCGGTATCGACGTCACGGCCGCCTCCCTCTCCGGCGGCAACCAGCAGAAGCTGATCGTCGGCCGCGAGATGAGCCACGACCCCAAGCTGCTGATCGCCGCCCACCCCACCCGTGGTGTGGACGTCGGCGCGCAGGCCCAGATCTGGGACCAGATCCGGGCCGCCCGCAGGGAGGGCCTCGCGGTGCTCCTGATCTCCGCCGACCTCGACGAGCTGATCGGCCTCTCCGACACCCTGCGGGTGATGTACCGCGGCAGGCTCGTCGCCGACGCCGACCCCGCGACGATCACCCCGGAGGAGCTGGGCTCGGCCATGACCGGTGCCGCCACCGGCCGTCTGGAGCACTCCGAAGACGGCGGCGACCAGACCCCCGCCGACGAGACCCCCAGCGCCGGGCGCGACACCGACGGGGGAGAGGACCGATGAAGAAGTTCGACAAGGAGCGGGTGCTCCTGGGGCTCGCCGCCCCCCTGCTGGCGATCGTGGTCGCCTTCCTGGTCACCGCGCTGGTGCTGACCGCGACCGGCAAGGAGCCGTTCAACGCCTTCAGCATCATGTTCGACTACGGCTCGAAGTCGGACAGCCAGGTCTACATCGTCAACAAGGCCACGACGTACTACCTCGCGGGCATCGCGGTCGCCATCGGCTTCCGGATGAACCTGTTCAACATCGGAGTCGACGGCCAGTACCGCCTCGCGGCCTTCTTCGCCGCGGCCCTCGGCGGCGCCCTGACCCTGCCGGGTCCGGTGCAGATCCCGCTGATCATCCTCTGCGCGATGCTCGTCGGCGCCATGTGGGCCGGTATCGCCGGTCTCCTCAAGGTCACCCGCGGCGTCAGCGAGGTCGTCTCGACGATCATGCTGAACGCGATCGCCACCGCGATCATCGGCTATCTGCTCCAGCAGGGCCGGCTCGGCCACCTCGACCAGGCCGGTACCAAGGTCTCCACCAAGCCGATCCCGGAGTCCTCCCGCTTCTTCGAGTTCCCGACCCAGCCCGCGCCCGTATGGGGCTTCATCGTGATCGCCGTGATCGTCGGTGTGGCGTACTGGTTCACCCTCGCCCGTACCCGCTTCGGCTTCGACCTGCGCACCGTCGGCCAGTCCGGCTCGGCGGCCCAGGCCAGCGGCGTGAACGTGAAGAAGATGGTCATCACGTCCATGCTGATCTCCGGCGCCGCCGCCGGTCTGGTCGGCATGCCGACGCTGCTCAACGACAGTCACGAGTACAGCGGCGACTTCCCGGTCGGCATCGGCTTCACCGGTATCGCCATCGCCCTCCTCGGCCGCAACCACCCGGTCGGCATCGCGCTCGGCGCCCTGCTCTGGGCGTTCCTGGAGCGCGGCAGCGGCCAGCTGGAGTTCCAGGGGTACGACAAGGAGATCGTCGGCGTCATCCAGGGCGTCATCGTCCTGTGCGTGGTCATCGCCTACGAAGTCGTACGGCGCTACGGCCTCAAGCGCCAGCAGCGGCAGGTCGGCGCCAAGCTGGCCGCCCAGGCCCGGGCCAACGGCACCGGCAACAACGGCAACGGCAACACCGACAAGCAGGAGGTGTCGGCGTGACCGCCACGGCGACCACGACTCCGCCGCCCGCCGCCCCCCGGGTGAGCGGCGGCAAGGGCGGACGCACCCGCCTCTCCTTCCCCATGATCCTGCTGATCATCGCGGGCGCGCTGGTCGCGATCTCCGCGGTACGGGTCATCACCGGGGCCGACGACATCACCTCCTCCGGCCTGATCAGCGCCTCCCTCGCGCTCGCCGTCCCGATCGGCCTCGCCGGTCTCGGCGGACTCTGGGCCGAGCGGGCGGGCGTCGTCAATATCGGCCTCGAAGGAATGATGATCCTCGGCACCTTCTTCGGTGCCTGGGCCGGCTGGCAGACCGACCCGTGGATCGGCGTGCTCGCCGGTGTGCTGGGCGGAATGTTCGGCGGACTGCTGCACGCGGTCGCCACCGTCACCTTCGGCGTCGACCACATCATCTCCGGTATCGCGATCAACATCCTGGCGCTGGGCATCACGACCTACTTCGCCAAGCTCTGGTTCAACAGCGGCGAGGCCGCGGCCAAGGGCGGCAGCCCCAAGCAGTCGCCGCCGTCGGACGATATCGCCACGGTGACCCTTCCCGGCCTCTCGGACCTCTTCAAGACCATCGAGAACAAGGAGTGGTTCTTCGTCTCGGACGTGGCGGGCATCCTCGGCGGTCTGGTCACCGATGTGTCGCTGCTGACGATCGTCGCGATCCTGCTCTTCGTCGGCACCTTCGCGGTGCTCTGGAAGACCGGCTTCGGACTGCGCCTGCGCTCCTGCGGCGAGAACCCGATCGCGGCCGAGTCCCTCGGCGTCAACGTCTACAAGTACAAGTACATCGCCGTGATCATCTCCGGTGGTATGGCCGGTCTCGGCGGCGCCTTCCTCTCCCTGGTCACCTCGCACATCTACAACGAGGGCCAGACCGGCGGCCGCGGCTATATCGGCCTCGCGGCGATGATCTTCGGCAACTGGCGGCCCGGCGGGCTCGCCATGGGCGCCGGTCTCTTCGGCTACGCCGACGCCCTCCAGCTCCGCAACGGCGGCCAGTCCGTGCACGCGCTGCTCCTGCTGCTCGTGGTCGTCCTCGTCGGCCTCGCGATCTGGAAGTACTACCGCAAGGCGTTCGTCCCGGCCGCGGTCAGCGCCGTGATCGGCGCGGCGGTCCTGGTCTGGTACCTCGGTACGGACACCGTCCCGACCGAGTTCGTCACCGCGACCCCGTACATCGTGACGCTGCTGGTCCTCTCGCTCTCCGCGCAACGGCTGAGAATGCCCAAGGCGGACGGTATGCGCTACCGCAAGGGGCAAGGCAAATGACGGCTCCGGCCGCCGGGCCGGACACGTTCGACTGGGAGCCCCTGCGGGTGCGGGCGCGTGAGGCGATGGCCCATGCGTACGTCCCGTACTCGGACTACCCGGTCGGCGTGGCCGCCCGCGTCGACGACGGCCGCACGGTCACCGGCTGCAATGTCGAGAACGCCTCCTACGGCCTCTCACTCTGCGCCGAGTGCGGGCTGATCTCCCAGCTCCAGCTCGGCGGCGGCGGCAGACTGACCCACTTCACCTGCGTCGACGGCCGGGGCGAGAGCCTCGTACCGTGCGGCCGGTGCCGTCAGCTGCTGTACGAGTTCGGGGGCCCCGAGCTGCTGCTCGACACCCCCGGGGGCATCGTGACCATGGCCGAGCTGCTGCCGCAGCCGTTCGGCCCGGCCCATCTGGCCTGAAGCAAGCGCGGCCCCCTCTCCGATTCTCCGGGGAAGGGGCCGCGCGGCCTTTTCCGGGCCCGTACGGCTGCCCCTGCCACCCGGCCCGCTCCGGCCGGCACCCCCGGCCATCCACCGCAGGCGGAACCCCTACCCCCAACACCCTCTCCGCCCCGCACCATCACGCACCACAGGAGGAACACCATGGACGCCATCTCCGTCATCCGCACCAAGCGCGACCGCGGCGAACTCTCCGGTGAGCAGATCGACTGGGTCATCGACGCCTACACCCGCGGTACGGTCGCCGACGAGCAGATGTCGTCCCTGGCGATGGCGATCCTGCTCAACGGCATGAACCGGACCGAGATCGCCCGCTGGACCGCCGCGATGATCGCCTCCGGCGAGCGCATGAGCTTCGACTCCCTCAGCCGCCCCACCGCCGACAAGCACTCCACCGGCGGCGTCGGCGACAAGATCACCCTGCCGCTCGCCCCGCTGGTCGCCGCCTGCGGCGCCGCCGTACCGCAGCTTTCGGGCCGCGGTCTGGGCCACACCGGCGGCACCCTCGACAAGCTGGAGTCCATCCCGGGCTGGCGGGCGCTGCTCTCCAACGAGGAGATGCTCCGGGTCCTCGACTCCACGGGCGCGGTGATCTGCGCGGCCGGTGACGGGCTCGCCCCCGCCGACAAGAAGCTGTACGCGCTCCGCGATGTCACGGGCACCGTGGAGGCCATCCCGCTGATCGCCTCCTCCATCATGTCCAAGAAGATCGCCGAGGGCACCGGCTCCCTGGTCCTCGACGTCAAGGTCGGCTCCGGCGCCTTCATGAAGAACCTGGAAGACGCCCGGGAGCTGGCGTCCACCATGGTCGCCCTCGGCACCGACAGCGGGGTCCGTACGGTCGCCCTGCTCACCGACATGTCGACCCCGCTGGGTCTGACCGCGGGCAATGCCCTGGAGGTCCGCGAGTCCGTCGAGGTCCTCGCGGGCGGCGGCCCGGCCGATGTCGTCGAGCTGACCCTCGCCCTGGCGCGGGAGATGCTCACCGCCGCCGGACTGCCCGACGCCGACCCGGCGAAGGCGCTGGCCGACGGTTCCGCGATGGACGTCTGGCGGCGGATGATCAGCGCGCAGGGCGGTGACCCGGACGCGGAGCTGCCGGTCGCCCGGGAGCAGCACGTCGTGACCGCCCCCGCCTCCGGTGTCCTCACCCGTCTCGACGCCTACGACATCGGTCTCGCCGCCTGGCGTCTGGGTGCGGGCCGCGCCCGCAAGGAGGACCCGGTGCAGGCGGGCGCCGGTGTGGAGCTGCACGCCAAGCCGGGCGACACCGTCACCGAGGGGCAGCCGCTGCTGACCCTGCACACGGACACCCCGGAGAAGTTCGGCTGGGCGCTGGAGCCCCTGGCGACGGCGTGCGACATCGCCCCGGCGGGCACGGCCTTCACCGCGAGCCCGATCGTGCTGGACCGCATCTCCTGACGGCCGATGAATCCGGGCCAGGTCTCCGGTCCATACCAGCGTGAAAGCGCCGGACATCGACGGATCGGGGACCGTGACCCATGTGCCCAAGCACCTCCACCACCAGCAGCAGCACCGAAGGCCCGGTGATCGTGCGGATCGCCGGGCGGGTGCTCCCCGCCGACGTACCGAGGCTCTGTACGGAGCTGAGCACCAAGCTCGGTAACAGGGCGGCGGGGGAGGCGGTGTGCGACGTACGGGAGCTGACGGGCGCCGATCTGACCACGGTCGACGCCGTCGCCCGGCTCCATCTCACCGCCCGCCGCCTCGGCTGCCGGCTGGTTCTGCGGGGCACCCCGGCCGAACTGCTGGCGCTGCTGCACCTGGTCGGCCTGGGCGCCCTCGCGCAGACCGGCTAGCCCTCCTTCGCGGGCTCCGGCTCCAGCCGGGCCGGGAGGTCGAAGAGGGGGAACCAGCGGTCGGTGTCGAGGAAGGAGTTGATCCCCGCGATCTTGCCGTCCCTGATGTCCATGACCATGAGCGCCCACGGCACATGCCCGCTGCCGTCCTCCGCCTCGTGGTAGTGGGCGAAGGCGGGCATGCCGTTGGCCACGGTCGGAACGAGGCGGGAGCCGCGGCAGACCGAGCCGACGCCGAGCATCCAGCCCACGATGTTCTCGTGGCCCTGGAGCCAGAGGTCGTAGGGCGGCATGGAGAGCGTGGCGTCGTCGTGGAGGACGGCGGTCAGCGCCTCCATGTCGTACCCCTCGAAGGCGGCGACATAGCGCTCCAACAGCTCCCGCTGCTCCTCGTCGAGCGGATCGGCGGGATCGGAGGCGGCGGGCGGGGATTCGGCGAGCGTGGCCCGGGCCCGCTGGAGCGCGCTGTTCACCGAGGCGACCGAGGTGCCGAGCAGCTCGGCGACCTCGGACGCCTTCCAGGACAGCACTTCGCGCAGGATCAGCACCGCGCGCTGCTTCGGCGGCAGATGCTGGAGGGCGGCGACGAACGCCAGCCGGATCGTCTCCCGCTCGACGGCGGTGTCCGCCGGGTCCCCGGCGGCGGGCAGCACCCGCCCGTCCGGCACCGGCTCCAGCCAGGTGGCTTCGGAACGGGCGGTGAGCTGCGCCTGGGCCACGGGCGTCGGACCCGACAGGTCCATCGGCCGGGCCCGGCGATTGCCCGCGTTCAGCATGTCGAGGCAGACGTTGGTCGCGATCCGGTACAGCCAGGACCGCAGTGACGAACGTCCTTCGAACTTCTCGACGCTCCGCCAGGCGCGGACCATCGTGTCCTGGACGGCGTCCTCCGCCTCGAAGGAGGAGCCGAGCATGCGATAGCAGTAGCCGGTCAGCTCCCGGCGGTACCGCTCCAGATCCGCTTCCAGGGTCTTCGTCCCGCCCCGGGAGCTCTCCCCGTCGCCCTTGTCCGTCGTTGCCAGATCACTCATCGGGTCCACCCCTGTACCCATCGGCTCCAGTACTGCGGAACCTACAGGAGGGCACCGACACCGCGGCTCAGGTTCCGGGCTTCTTGCCCCAGACGAAGACGTCGTCGCCGTTCCTCAGCATCGTCCAGTACTTCTTCGCGGCCGCCGGGGTCATATTGACGCAGCCGGCGGAGCCGGGCGGGCTGTAGATCGGCTTGGTGACGGAGTGGAACGCCTGCCCGCCGTCGAAGAACTGGGCGTACGGCATCGGCACCTTGTAGAGGCTGGAGAAGTGGTCGATGTTCCGCCAGTAGATCTTCTTCAGGCCGGTACGGGTCTCGGCGCCGTCCCGTCCGGTACGGATCGGAACCGGGCCGTACGCCAGCTTCTTGCCGTCCTGGATCCAGCTGAGCTGACGGGTCAGGTCGACACAGGCGATCCGGCCCTTGTTGGTCGGGCACGCGCCGGCCTTGTTCGGGTTGGTGCCCGCGGCCTTCTGCGCCAGCATCGTACTCATCGTCCGCCAGGTCACCGGGCCCGCGACCCCGTTGTTCGGGGTGATCCAGTGCTTCTTCTGGAAGGCGGTGATCGCCTTGCAGTCCGCCGACGACTGCTTCCCGTCGACCTTCAGCTTGAGGAACTTCTCGACCTGCTTCTGGTACGGCCCCGGCTTCGTCGAACACGAAGCGGCCTGCGCGGTGCCGGTCCCCATCACCATCGTCAGCGGAACGATCATTCCCGCGAGTCCCAGTGCGACGCCCGCGCGCCTGCGTGTCCGGGCCATGGTTGGTCCCCCCTCGAAATCCTTTGCAGCCGGCCTTTTTGGGCGGCTCGCCTGGTATGACGAGGACCAAGGGGGAGTAGTTGTAGGGAAAATGTCTCGGTTCGGGTACAGCGGGAGGCATCGGCCCGGAGGCTGCGTCCACAGCCCGCCGGACCGACGCCCGTTGAGTGCCCGCTCGGTGCCCGTTCAGTGTCCGCCGGTGGCGACCACCAGCGTGCGCCGGGTCGCCACCCGCGCCGCCCAACTGCCGTACGCGGTGAGCGAGACGACCCCGGTGACCGCGAGCAGCCCGAGGGCGACCGTGCCCGCCCAGCCCCCGGAGTGGAAGGCGATCGCACCCAGGGTGCCGCCGACGCTGCTGCCCAGGTAGTACGCCGACTGGTAGAGCGCCGATGCCTGCGCCCGGCCCGTGGTCGCGGTCCGGCTCACCGCGGACGAGGCGACCGCGTGGCCCGCGAAGAACCCGGCGGTGATCAGCACCAGCCCCAGCAGGACCGCCGCGAGCGACGCGGAGAGCGAGAGCAGCAGTCCGCCGGTGGTGGTGACGACCGCGAGGTACAGGGCCCCGCGCCGCCCCAGCCGGGCGACCAGCCGTCCGGCGCCGGCCGACGAGACCGTACCGACGAGATAGACCAGGAACACGGAGCCCACGACGCCCGGCGGGAGACCGAACGGCTCCTCCGTCAGCCGGTAGCCGATCATCGTGTAGACCGCGCCGAACACGGTCATGAAGAGCGCGCCGATCGCGTACAGCCGCAGCAGCAGCGGGTTCGACAGATGCCCGCGGACGGTGGACGCCAGGATCTTCGGGCTCACCGGGGACGGGGTGAAGCGCCGCGGCCGGGGGAGCAGTACCCGGAAGACCACCGCGGCGATCAGCGCCAGCACGCCCACCGCAGCGAGCCCGGCCCGCCAGCCGCCGAACTGGGCGGCCCAGCCGGTCACGATCCGGCCGCTCATCCCGCCGATGCTGTTGCCTGCGACGAACAGCCCGATCGCGCCGATCAGCGCCCGGGGCCGTACCTCCTCCGCCAGATAGGCCATCGCGGCGGCCGGAACACCCGCCAGCGCGGCGCCCTGGAGGGCCCGCAGCGCCACCAGCACCTCCAGGCTCGGCGCCAGGGGCACCAGCAGACCGAGGACGACGGCGACCGTCAGCGAGACGGTCATCAGGGTGCGCCGCCCGAAGCGCTCGGAGAGCGCGCTGAGCGGCAGGACGAAGAGGGCGAGCGCGCCGGTCGAGGCCGAGACCGTCCAGCTCGCGGCCGATGCCGTCACGCCGAAGTCGGCGGAGACGGCCGGCAGCAGTGCCTGCGTGGAGTAGAGGAGTGCGAAGGCCGCGACCCCGGCGGCGAAGAGCGCGAGGCTCATCCGGCGGTAAGCGGGCTCTCCGGGGGAGAGGGGCTCGGGGGAAGGCGGCTTCTGGGGCGACTGGGGTTCGAGGGCGCCCGCTACGGGAGCGGACGCCTCGGTACTGGCAGCAGGCATGTTTCGAACCTACGACCGCGGATTTCATGCGTCCAATGCATGAAACGCCGATAATCGTTCCCATGGTGCATGACCACAGTTCAGAGCAGTGGCTGTCACAGGGCAGTGACACAGAAGACATCTCGACGCTACTCGTCCGGCTGGTGCCGAGGCTCGCGTACTTCGCGGAGGTCGCCCGCCACGAGCATGTGACGCGGGCCGCGCAGGAGATCGGCGTACCGCAGTCGACGCTGTCGCGGGCGGTGGTCCGCCTCGAACGCGACCTGGGCGTCACGCTGTTCGCCCGCACCGGACGTACGGTCTCCCTCACTCCGGCCGGGCGGACCTTCTTCTCCTCCGTCGAACGGGCCCTCGCCGAGGTCGAGCGGGCGGCCGAATCGGTACGCGCCGACGCCGACCCGCGCGCGGGCAAGGTCGCCTTCGGCTTCCTCCACACCATGGGCTCCGAGACGGTCCCCGGGCTGCTCCGCGCCTTCCGCGCCGACCATCCGATGATCCGGTTCACCCTGGTGCAGAACTACGGCGAGGCGATGCTCGGCGGACTGCGCACCGGCGAACTGGACCTCTGTCTGACCTCCCCGGTGCCCGACGCCCCCGATCTCGTCAGCCGCCGCCTCGACGAACAGCGGCTGCGGCTGGTCGTCCCCGACGACCACCGGCTGGCGGGCCGCCGCCGGATCCGCCTCGCCGAGGCCGCGGACGACGTCTTCGTCACTCTCGAACCGGGGTACGGGCTCCGCCGGATCACCGACGACCTGTGCGCCCAGGCCGGATTCACTCCGAAGGTCGCCTTCGAGGGCGAGGAGGCCGAAACCCTGCGCGGCCTGGTGGCGGCGGGCCTGGGGGTGGCCCTGCTGCCGCCGCCCGCGGTGCCGCGCCCCGGGGTGGTCGAACTGACGGTCACGGCACCGCGCGCGGCCCGCGAGATCGGCCTCGCCTGGCTGGACGGCCACCCCGACAC
Encoded proteins:
- a CDS encoding ABC transporter ATP-binding protein translates to MNASSSPHAVELRGITKRFPGVVANHDIDITVRRGTVHALVGENGAGKSTLMKILYGMQKPDEGTITIDGEQVSFHSPGDAIARGIGMVHQHFMLADYLTVLENVVLGSEKLYGIGDRARAKIKEISDAYGLGIRPDAYVEDLGVADRQRVEILKVLYRGARTLILDEPTAVLVPQEVDALFDNLRELKAEGLTVIFISHKLGEVLSVADDITVIRRGTTVGTADPANTTSKQLAELMVGSELPSPETRESTVTDVPMLTVDGLRLTATDPDGVVRAVLDGIGFTIHKGEVLGIAGVEGNGQSELVEAVMGMRTADTGTVTLDGADISHTPTRKRREDGMAVIPEDRHRHGLLLEAPLWENRILGHVTEKPNSKGPFLDIKAARADTERIVREYDVRTPGIDVTAASLSGGNQQKLIVGREMSHDPKLLIAAHPTRGVDVGAQAQIWDQIRAARREGLAVLLISADLDELIGLSDTLRVMYRGRLVADADPATITPEELGSAMTGAATGRLEHSEDGGDQTPADETPSAGRDTDGGEDR
- a CDS encoding ABC transporter permease, encoding MKKFDKERVLLGLAAPLLAIVVAFLVTALVLTATGKEPFNAFSIMFDYGSKSDSQVYIVNKATTYYLAGIAVAIGFRMNLFNIGVDGQYRLAAFFAAALGGALTLPGPVQIPLIILCAMLVGAMWAGIAGLLKVTRGVSEVVSTIMLNAIATAIIGYLLQQGRLGHLDQAGTKVSTKPIPESSRFFEFPTQPAPVWGFIVIAVIVGVAYWFTLARTRFGFDLRTVGQSGSAAQASGVNVKKMVITSMLISGAAAGLVGMPTLLNDSHEYSGDFPVGIGFTGIAIALLGRNHPVGIALGALLWAFLERGSGQLEFQGYDKEIVGVIQGVIVLCVVIAYEVVRRYGLKRQQRQVGAKLAAQARANGTGNNGNGNTDKQEVSA
- a CDS encoding ABC transporter permease, whose protein sequence is MTATATTTPPPAAPRVSGGKGGRTRLSFPMILLIIAGALVAISAVRVITGADDITSSGLISASLALAVPIGLAGLGGLWAERAGVVNIGLEGMMILGTFFGAWAGWQTDPWIGVLAGVLGGMFGGLLHAVATVTFGVDHIISGIAINILALGITTYFAKLWFNSGEAAAKGGSPKQSPPSDDIATVTLPGLSDLFKTIENKEWFFVSDVAGILGGLVTDVSLLTIVAILLFVGTFAVLWKTGFGLRLRSCGENPIAAESLGVNVYKYKYIAVIISGGMAGLGGAFLSLVTSHIYNEGQTGGRGYIGLAAMIFGNWRPGGLAMGAGLFGYADALQLRNGGQSVHALLLLLVVVLVGLAIWKYYRKAFVPAAVSAVIGAAVLVWYLGTDTVPTEFVTATPYIVTLLVLSLSAQRLRMPKADGMRYRKGQGK
- a CDS encoding cytidine deaminase, whose amino-acid sequence is MTAPAAGPDTFDWEPLRVRAREAMAHAYVPYSDYPVGVAARVDDGRTVTGCNVENASYGLSLCAECGLISQLQLGGGGRLTHFTCVDGRGESLVPCGRCRQLLYEFGGPELLLDTPGGIVTMAELLPQPFGPAHLA
- a CDS encoding thymidine phosphorylase — its product is MDAISVIRTKRDRGELSGEQIDWVIDAYTRGTVADEQMSSLAMAILLNGMNRTEIARWTAAMIASGERMSFDSLSRPTADKHSTGGVGDKITLPLAPLVAACGAAVPQLSGRGLGHTGGTLDKLESIPGWRALLSNEEMLRVLDSTGAVICAAGDGLAPADKKLYALRDVTGTVEAIPLIASSIMSKKIAEGTGSLVLDVKVGSGAFMKNLEDARELASTMVALGTDSGVRTVALLTDMSTPLGLTAGNALEVRESVEVLAGGGPADVVELTLALAREMLTAAGLPDADPAKALADGSAMDVWRRMISAQGGDPDAELPVAREQHVVTAPASGVLTRLDAYDIGLAAWRLGAGRARKEDPVQAGAGVELHAKPGDTVTEGQPLLTLHTDTPEKFGWALEPLATACDIAPAGTAFTASPIVLDRIS
- a CDS encoding STAS domain-containing protein, translating into MCPSTSTTSSSTEGPVIVRIAGRVLPADVPRLCTELSTKLGNRAAGEAVCDVRELTGADLTTVDAVARLHLTARRLGCRLVLRGTPAELLALLHLVGLGALAQTG
- a CDS encoding sigma-70 family RNA polymerase sigma factor, producing the protein MSDLATTDKGDGESSRGGTKTLEADLERYRRELTGYCYRMLGSSFEAEDAVQDTMVRAWRSVEKFEGRSSLRSWLYRIATNVCLDMLNAGNRRARPMDLSGPTPVAQAQLTARSEATWLEPVPDGRVLPAAGDPADTAVERETIRLAFVAALQHLPPKQRAVLILREVLSWKASEVAELLGTSVASVNSALQRARATLAESPPAASDPADPLDEEQRELLERYVAAFEGYDMEALTAVLHDDATLSMPPYDLWLQGHENIVGWMLGVGSVCRGSRLVPTVANGMPAFAHYHEAEDGSGHVPWALMVMDIRDGKIAGINSFLDTDRWFPLFDLPARLEPEPAKEG
- a CDS encoding L,D-transpeptidase family protein; translation: MARTRRRAGVALGLAGMIVPLTMVMGTGTAQAASCSTKPGPYQKQVEKFLKLKVDGKQSSADCKAITAFQKKHWITPNNGVAGPVTWRTMSTMLAQKAAGTNPNKAGACPTNKGRIACVDLTRQLSWIQDGKKLAYGPVPIRTGRDGAETRTGLKKIYWRNIDHFSSLYKVPMPYAQFFDGGQAFHSVTKPIYSPPGSAGCVNMTPAAAKKYWTMLRNGDDVFVWGKKPGT
- a CDS encoding MFS transporter; the encoded protein is MPAASTEASAPVAGALEPQSPQKPPSPEPLSPGEPAYRRMSLALFAAGVAAFALLYSTQALLPAVSADFGVTASAASWTVSASTGALALFVLPLSALSERFGRRTLMTVSLTVAVVLGLLVPLAPSLEVLVALRALQGAALAGVPAAAMAYLAEEVRPRALIGAIGLFVAGNSIGGMSGRIVTGWAAQFGGWRAGLAAVGVLALIAAVVFRVLLPRPRRFTPSPVSPKILASTVRGHLSNPLLLRLYAIGALFMTVFGAVYTMIGYRLTEEPFGLPPGVVGSVFLVYLVGTVSSAGAGRLVARLGRRGALYLAVVTTTGGLLLSLSASLAAVLLGLVLITAGFFAGHAVASSAVSRTATTGRAQASALYQSAYYLGSSVGGTLGAIAFHSGGWAGTVALGLLAVTGVVSLTAYGSWAARVATRRTLVVATGGH
- a CDS encoding LysR family transcriptional regulator, which translates into the protein MVHDHSSEQWLSQGSDTEDISTLLVRLVPRLAYFAEVARHEHVTRAAQEIGVPQSTLSRAVVRLERDLGVTLFARTGRTVSLTPAGRTFFSSVERALAEVERAAESVRADADPRAGKVAFGFLHTMGSETVPGLLRAFRADHPMIRFTLVQNYGEAMLGGLRTGELDLCLTSPVPDAPDLVSRRLDEQRLRLVVPDDHRLAGRRRIRLAEAADDVFVTLEPGYGLRRITDDLCAQAGFTPKVAFEGEEAETLRGLVAAGLGVALLPPPAVPRPGVVELTVTAPRAAREIGLAWLDGHPDTPPVAAFKKFLLSRRGSLIPTTDP